A genomic segment from bacterium encodes:
- the tkt gene encoding transketolase, producing MNHGSLEQRSINTIRFLAVDAVEKARSGHPGMPMEAADLAYVLWTRILRFSPSNPDWPNRDRFVLSAGHGSMLLYAMLFLTGYDLSMEEIQNFRQWASRTPGHPEYGCSPGVETTTGPLGQGFATGVGMAMAQRYLSEMFNREGYPVLDYRIYGFVSDGDIMEGISSEAASLAGHLGLGRLIYVYLDNGISIDGPTSLTMSEDVEKRFKAYGWQVLRADGYDLAAVESSFRLAQEEADRPTLIIAKTLIGYGSPNKQNSSEAHGAPLGKEEVVLAKRNLGWPEDPTFWVPEDVLAHFRAVGEKGDALEKSWKELWRDYSQKYPQLASLWESMTQREPAREWKDRLPVFQPGQEVATRVASGKTINALAQYLPGLLGGSADLTPSNNTFIAGKGTFRDVCGPNIHFGVREHAMAAILNGLALSGRLIPYGGTFLVFSDYMRPAIRLAAMMGLGVIYVFTHDSIGLGEDGPTHQPVEHIMSLRAIPNLWVIRPSDANETVEAWIVGIERKDGPTALVLSRQALPVIDRQKYAPASGLRKGAYILAEAKAGGPELILTGTGSEVQLLLQAQQELEAQGLRVRVVAFPCWELFELQAESYKQEVFPQGVAVLAVEAGVSLGWERFTGSRSRIIGMDRFGASAPAKVLFNKLGFTPERVVQKAKEILAGA from the coding sequence ATGAACCATGGATCATTGGAGCAGCGCTCCATAAACACCATCAGGTTTTTGGCAGTGGATGCTGTGGAAAAGGCCAGATCCGGTCATCCAGGAATGCCCATGGAGGCCGCTGATCTGGCGTACGTGCTTTGGACAAGAATACTCAGATTCAGCCCCAGTAACCCTGATTGGCCCAACCGGGACAGGTTCGTGCTTTCAGCCGGACACGGCTCCATGCTTCTATATGCCATGTTGTTCTTGACAGGATATGATCTTTCCATGGAGGAGATCCAGAACTTCAGGCAATGGGCAAGCCGCACCCCTGGCCATCCCGAGTATGGGTGTTCACCTGGAGTTGAGACTACCACAGGGCCCCTGGGTCAGGGGTTTGCCACAGGCGTTGGTATGGCCATGGCGCAGCGCTACCTCTCTGAGATGTTCAACAGGGAAGGCTATCCGGTTTTGGACTACCGGATCTACGGCTTTGTGAGTGACGGAGACATAATGGAGGGGATTTCCTCAGAAGCGGCTTCCTTGGCCGGTCACCTGGGCCTGGGTCGACTCATCTATGTTTACCTGGACAATGGCATCTCCATTGATGGGCCCACCAGTCTCACCATGAGCGAGGATGTGGAAAAGAGATTCAAGGCTTACGGCTGGCAGGTGTTGAGGGCCGACGGATATGACCTGGCTGCTGTGGAATCCTCCTTCAGGCTTGCTCAGGAGGAAGCTGATCGCCCAACTCTCATAATAGCCAAGACTCTCATAGGCTATGGCAGTCCCAACAAGCAGAACAGTTCAGAAGCCCACGGAGCCCCCTTGGGAAAAGAAGAAGTGGTTCTGGCCAAGAGGAATCTGGGCTGGCCGGAAGATCCCACCTTCTGGGTGCCAGAAGATGTTCTGGCTCATTTCAGGGCTGTGGGCGAGAAAGGGGATGCACTGGAGAAGAGCTGGAAGGAGCTGTGGAGGGATTACTCCCAAAAATATCCGCAACTTGCATCCTTGTGGGAAAGTATGACTCAAAGAGAGCCAGCCAGGGAATGGAAGGATAGGCTTCCGGTTTTTCAGCCGGGCCAGGAAGTGGCCACTAGAGTGGCTTCTGGAAAGACCATCAATGCCTTGGCTCAATACCTGCCTGGTCTTTTGGGGGGCTCTGCGGATCTTACCCCTTCCAACAACACCTTTATTGCAGGTAAGGGGACATTTAGAGACGTCTGTGGACCCAACATACACTTCGGAGTCAGAGAGCATGCCATGGCAGCCATACTAAATGGTCTGGCTCTCAGCGGCCGTCTGATCCCATATGGTGGAACTTTTCTCGTGTTTTCGGATTACATGAGGCCTGCCATTCGCTTGGCGGCCATGATGGGCTTGGGGGTGATTTATGTATTCACCCATGACTCCATAGGCCTGGGGGAGGATGGTCCCACCCACCAGCCTGTGGAGCACATCATGAGCCTGAGAGCCATTCCCAACCTTTGGGTCATAAGGCCTTCAGATGCCAATGAAACCGTGGAGGCCTGGATCGTGGGGATAGAGAGGAAGGATGGCCCCACGGCCCTGGTGCTAAGCAGACAGGCTCTGCCGGTCATAGACAGACAAAAGTATGCTCCTGCAAGTGGGCTTAGAAAAGGCGCTTACATTCTGGCAGAGGCCAAGGCAGGGGGACCGGAGTTGATTCTCACAGGCACAGGCTCAGAGGTACAGCTACTCTTGCAGGCCCAGCAGGAGTTGGAGGCACAAGGGCTCAGGGTCAGGGTGGTGGCATTTCCCTGCTGGGAGCTTTTTGAGCTCCAGGCAGAAAGCTACAAACAAGAGGTCTTCCCCCAGGGGGTTGCGGTTCTGGCCGTGGAGGCTGGGGTGAGCCTGGGCTGGGAAAGGTTTACGGGCTCACGCTCCAGGATAATAGGCATGGACCGCTTTGGGGCTTCGGCTCCTGCCAAGGTGCTCTTTAACAAGTTGGGTTTCACCCCTGAGAGGGTGGTGCAGAAGGCCAAAGAGATTCTGGCCGGGGCCTAA
- a CDS encoding MFS transporter, whose product MNERSSRFSQEMPGFQLKALLLLGLGHLVTDLSQGGLPVLLPFIRESFGLTYSAAGAVLMTSNLTSSIVQPLFGYFSDRWGSCWLLPVGIFIASLGFSSLGFVPGFWALLLAVFLSGLGVASFHPEGFKAARFFTGEKRATGISIFAVGGNVGIALGPLLAVAGYKWLELKGTIVFLAPGLLVGSMILVSMGWLSAPQKAALAQISEGSRQGPKPLGKRWIPLILLILAVTVRSIIHMGIVAFVPFYFVDILKAGAGTAAKMVTVFLMCGAAGTLIGAPIADRLGHKRFFVGSMLVLLPLLWAFLGVRDIEAFVLLGLAGAVLVSSFSVTIVMAQHLLPDRLGMASGLMVGFAIGTGGIAATVLGSVADIWGVLRVLQITASLPLLGLLLGLAIPYPYKEAPEPKA is encoded by the coding sequence TTGAATGAACGCTCCAGCCGCTTTTCCCAAGAGATGCCTGGATTTCAGCTCAAGGCCCTCTTGCTACTGGGCTTGGGGCACCTGGTAACGGATCTTAGCCAGGGAGGCCTGCCGGTTCTGCTGCCTTTTATCAGGGAATCTTTCGGGTTGACCTATTCGGCTGCTGGGGCAGTGCTTATGACCAGCAACCTTACTTCTTCCATAGTCCAGCCTTTATTCGGTTATTTCTCTGATCGTTGGGGAAGCTGCTGGCTGCTTCCAGTGGGGATTTTCATAGCCAGTCTGGGCTTCTCCAGCCTGGGTTTTGTCCCAGGATTTTGGGCTTTGCTCCTGGCTGTTTTCCTGAGCGGTCTGGGAGTGGCAAGCTTTCACCCAGAGGGTTTCAAGGCTGCCAGGTTCTTCACCGGGGAGAAACGCGCCACAGGCATCTCCATCTTTGCCGTGGGTGGCAATGTGGGCATTGCATTGGGCCCTCTGCTGGCAGTGGCAGGCTACAAGTGGTTGGAACTCAAAGGAACCATTGTTTTTTTGGCTCCAGGCCTCTTGGTGGGAAGCATGATACTTGTTTCCATGGGTTGGCTTTCGGCCCCCCAGAAGGCGGCCCTGGCACAGATCTCCGAGGGCTCAAGACAAGGCCCCAAGCCCCTGGGAAAGAGGTGGATTCCCTTGATTCTTCTTATCTTGGCCGTCACGGTGAGATCCATAATACATATGGGCATAGTAGCCTTCGTGCCTTTTTACTTTGTGGATATACTCAAGGCCGGGGCAGGCACCGCAGCCAAGATGGTCACGGTGTTTCTCATGTGCGGGGCGGCCGGCACCTTGATAGGAGCTCCCATAGCGGACCGATTGGGCCACAAGAGGTTCTTTGTGGGCAGCATGCTTGTCTTGCTGCCCCTGCTATGGGCCTTTCTGGGGGTTCGGGACATAGAGGCCTTTGTCTTGTTGGGACTGGCAGGAGCCGTTTTGGTATCCAGCTTCTCGGTCACCATAGTCATGGCTCAACATCTACTGCCTGACAGGCTGGGCATGGCCTCAGGCCTCATGGTGGGCTTTGCCATAGGCACAGGGGGAATAGCAGCCACTGTCTTGGGCTCGGTGGCTGATATCTGGGGAGTGCTCAGAGTGCTTCAGATCACGGCCTCACTGCCCCTGTTGGGTTTGCTGCTGGGCTTGGCCATCCCCTATCCTTACAAAGAGGCCCCAGAACCCAAGGCATGA
- a CDS encoding glycosyltransferase family 2 protein, with the protein MNLKAHKSDVCKVSVVIPAYNEAGAIADVIRDVRGALERAGYEYEILVVDDGSRDETASKAQQAGARVIRHKENRGSGASRKTGILASRGDWILMIDADNTYPAGAIPEILAPLEEFSQVIGARLVEKGTHKWLRTFAKELIRRLACFLVGKAIPDLNSGLRAFRKEDMLPFLHLVPDGFSCVSSMTLAFLTNGLPVAFVPIDYYSRTGKSKFHPIKDTYKYILTVVRIVTYFAPLKVFMPICLGLMGLGLIKGLMDLICTGSLQESDIILILTGVMVGAIGILADLIVTQGKGRHGSKG; encoded by the coding sequence ATGAACCTGAAAGCACACAAATCCGATGTGTGTAAAGTGAGTGTTGTAATACCCGCGTACAACGAGGCAGGAGCCATAGCTGATGTGATTCGAGACGTGAGGGGGGCCTTGGAGAGGGCCGGATATGAATATGAGATCCTGGTTGTGGATGATGGCTCTCGGGATGAGACCGCCTCTAAGGCCCAGCAGGCAGGGGCCAGGGTCATCCGTCACAAGGAGAACAGGGGCTCAGGGGCCTCCAGGAAAACCGGTATATTGGCATCGCGCGGAGACTGGATATTGATGATAGACGCTGACAACACTTACCCTGCGGGGGCCATACCGGAGATCCTTGCCCCCCTCGAAGAGTTTTCCCAGGTCATAGGGGCCAGGCTAGTGGAAAAGGGGACCCACAAGTGGCTGCGCACCTTTGCCAAGGAGCTCATTCGAAGGTTGGCCTGTTTTCTGGTGGGCAAAGCTATCCCTGATCTCAACTCAGGGCTCAGAGCCTTCAGGAAAGAAGATATGCTGCCCTTTCTGCACCTGGTGCCTGACGGATTTTCCTGCGTTTCCTCCATGACACTGGCCTTCTTGACCAACGGGTTGCCCGTGGCCTTCGTGCCCATAGACTATTACTCTCGTACAGGCAAATCCAAGTTTCACCCCATCAAGGATACCTACAAGTATATCCTGACCGTTGTCAGAATAGTCACGTACTTTGCCCCTTTGAAGGTGTTCATGCCAATTTGCCTAGGATTGATGGGCCTGGGTCTGATCAAGGGACTAATGGATTTGATTTGCACTGGCTCCCTACAGGAGTCAGACATAATATTGATTCTTACGGGGGTCATGGTGGGAGCCATTGGAATATTGGCCGATCTCATAGTCACCCAGGGAAAGGGCAGGCATGGCTCGAAAGGGTAG
- a CDS encoding VOC family protein — MMIPAKDSIDLGVVVSDIQASLSFYRDTLGLKFVEEIPVWFGTMYRLRFGTSDFKLIQPKVVPPKGAPGLETQLGFRYVTFLVRNLEEICEKLKSKEVQFHIPPKEIRPGVKIAMVKDPDDNVVEFVERS, encoded by the coding sequence ATGATGATTCCTGCTAAGGACTCCATAGATCTGGGCGTGGTGGTCAGCGACATCCAGGCCAGCCTCTCCTTTTACAGGGATACCCTGGGACTCAAATTCGTAGAGGAGATTCCTGTCTGGTTTGGGACAATGTACAGACTCAGATTCGGAACAAGCGATTTCAAGCTCATACAGCCCAAGGTGGTGCCGCCCAAGGGGGCCCCGGGCCTGGAAACCCAGTTGGGATTCAGGTACGTGACCTTCCTGGTGCGCAATCTGGAAGAGATTTGCGAAAAACTAAAGAGCAAGGAAGTCCAGTTCCACATACCTCCCAAGGAAATCAGACCGGGGGTTAAGATAGCCATGGTAAAAGACCCCGATGATAACGTGGTGGAGTTCGTGGAGCGCTCCTGA
- a CDS encoding tRNA 2-thiocytidine biosynthesis TtcA family protein, with protein sequence MKCRRCKNKAVVDLKNHHTAFCEPCFLEFVERQVRRAIHEHDMMEKGERVLVCVSGGKDSLALWDLLSRLGYEAHGLHVDLGIDGYSTDSRIKVEQFAAQRGLPLKIVSLVDLQIPIPLVARRSRRPECSVCGIIKRHFFNKLAVEEGYRVVATGHNLDDEAGRLLGNLLHWQWEYLLKQRPVLEAVGDVLARKVEPLCRLTERETAAYAILRKIDYVIQECPMSRGATSLRYKEVLNILEDCMPGTKAIFYGGFLKEGQNLLKLCKQKQDKQASLAAADLTRCSLCGSASFMDPCNFCKLTSG encoded by the coding sequence ATGAAGTGTCGGCGTTGCAAGAACAAGGCAGTGGTGGACCTGAAAAACCACCACACGGCTTTCTGCGAACCATGTTTCCTGGAGTTCGTGGAGCGGCAGGTTCGCCGGGCCATCCATGAGCATGACATGATGGAGAAAGGGGAAAGGGTCTTGGTTTGCGTTTCAGGGGGAAAAGACTCTCTGGCCCTATGGGATCTTCTTAGCAGGCTGGGCTACGAGGCTCATGGATTGCATGTGGATCTTGGCATAGATGGCTATTCCACAGACTCCAGGATCAAGGTGGAGCAATTTGCTGCACAAAGAGGCCTGCCCCTGAAGATCGTTTCCCTGGTGGACCTGCAGATCCCCATACCCCTTGTGGCCAGGCGAAGCCGAAGACCCGAGTGTTCGGTCTGCGGCATAATAAAACGCCATTTCTTCAACAAGCTGGCAGTGGAAGAAGGTTACAGGGTGGTGGCCACTGGGCACAACCTGGATGATGAGGCAGGCAGGCTCCTGGGAAATCTTCTTCACTGGCAGTGGGAATACCTTTTAAAACAGAGGCCCGTTTTGGAAGCAGTGGGGGATGTGCTGGCCCGGAAAGTGGAACCTCTCTGCAGGCTCACAGAAAGGGAAACTGCTGCGTACGCCATCTTGCGCAAGATAGATTACGTGATCCAGGAATGCCCCATGAGCCGGGGGGCCACATCTCTTAGGTACAAGGAGGTGCTCAACATCTTGGAGGACTGCATGCCTGGAACCAAGGCCATCTTTTATGGTGGCTTTCTCAAGGAGGGCCAAAACCTTCTGAAGCTTTGCAAGCAAAAGCAAGATAAGCAAGCCTCTCTTGCCGCAGCTGATCTGACCCGCTGCTCCCTCTGCGGGTCAGCCTCCTTTATGGATCCCTGCAATTTTTGCAAGCTTACCAGCGGATGA
- the cysS gene encoding cysteine--tRNA ligase, giving the protein MGKARPGVLALIGNTPMVELRRIKTNRRVRIYVKLESRNPGGSVKDRAALSMIEAAEATGELKPGMTVLEATSGNTGIGLALVCAVKGYRLMLTMSEGASLERRKILRALGAEIILTPAQRGTDGAIEKAYLMAREEPGRFYVPDQFNNPDNWKAHYLGTAEEIWKDTHGRLTHVVASLGTTGTVMGLSRRLKELNPDVNVVAVEPMPGHKIQGLKNLKESYVPGIFEKERIDIKFTVEDEEAFEMTRRLAREEGIFAGMSSGAALAGALRLARSLREGLIVVILPDGGDRYLSTSLFVPREIPSFCFYNTLSRRKENFEPLEPGVVRIYSCGPTVDGPVDLDFCRRALVADLLKRYLSYKGFKVRHVMNITDLDDRTIQGAQASGMELEEFTARHIASFMEDMAVLSIQPAEQYPRASQYVDVMLEMGRALEQKGFAYSQHGSLYFDISKFPSYGHLSRVDLRKIRVGLTVDLDDYEKDNPRDFTLFKRSTLAELKEGISFCSPWGQVRPGWHIECAAMASRILGETIDIHTSGSALIFPHHENEIAICESLSGKKFCRYWIHSERVLLDGKSVSGRMSLKDLLSRGFRGREIRFFFLGTHYRKPLHFSIQALYAARKSLARLDRLVFRLRWTQTHRGEAQASEWISQAKEMFEAAMDDDLNVSVALAAIFSLTKQLNATLDQEMLSRDQARSALLFLETANEVFQILELDGGLPQEKEIMEMIARRERARERKDWTEADRIREELSAKGVLLVDTPSGTRWVPKASDEP; this is encoded by the coding sequence ATGGGCAAGGCCAGGCCAGGAGTTTTGGCGCTGATAGGTAATACCCCCATGGTGGAGTTAAGAAGGATCAAGACCAACAGGAGGGTTCGCATCTATGTGAAGCTGGAGTCCAGAAATCCGGGGGGTTCTGTGAAAGACAGGGCTGCTCTCTCCATGATTGAAGCAGCAGAGGCCACGGGGGAGTTGAAGCCAGGAATGACGGTTCTGGAGGCCACCAGCGGAAACACAGGCATAGGTTTGGCCTTGGTGTGCGCAGTGAAGGGCTACAGGCTGATGCTGACCATGTCCGAGGGGGCCAGTCTGGAGCGCAGAAAGATCTTGAGGGCCCTTGGAGCCGAGATAATCCTCACGCCTGCCCAGCGGGGAACAGATGGGGCCATAGAGAAAGCATATCTTATGGCCAGGGAGGAACCTGGGAGATTCTACGTGCCCGACCAGTTCAACAACCCTGACAACTGGAAGGCTCACTATCTGGGCACTGCCGAAGAGATATGGAAGGACACCCATGGCCGGCTCACGCATGTGGTGGCATCTCTGGGCACCACCGGAACAGTCATGGGGCTTTCCAGAAGGCTTAAGGAGTTGAATCCAGATGTGAATGTGGTAGCAGTGGAGCCTATGCCTGGGCACAAGATCCAGGGTCTTAAGAATCTTAAGGAATCATATGTGCCTGGCATCTTTGAGAAGGAACGCATAGACATCAAATTCACGGTGGAGGATGAGGAAGCCTTTGAGATGACTCGTCGTCTGGCCAGAGAAGAAGGCATTTTTGCGGGAATGAGCTCTGGTGCTGCCCTCGCTGGCGCTCTTAGGCTTGCAAGGAGTCTGAGGGAAGGTCTCATAGTGGTGATTCTCCCTGACGGTGGAGACAGGTATCTGAGCACATCTTTGTTTGTGCCCAGGGAGATTCCATCTTTTTGCTTTTACAATACTTTGAGCCGTAGAAAAGAGAACTTTGAACCCTTGGAGCCGGGGGTGGTAAGGATTTACTCATGCGGACCAACTGTGGACGGCCCGGTGGACCTGGACTTTTGCCGCAGGGCCCTAGTAGCAGATTTGCTGAAACGTTATCTCAGCTACAAGGGATTCAAGGTGCGTCACGTCATGAACATAACAGATCTGGATGACAGGACCATCCAGGGGGCTCAGGCCTCAGGAATGGAGCTTGAGGAGTTTACGGCAAGGCACATAGCCTCTTTCATGGAGGATATGGCCGTGCTTTCCATCCAGCCAGCCGAGCAGTACCCCAGGGCTAGCCAATATGTGGATGTCATGCTGGAAATGGGGAGGGCTCTGGAGCAGAAGGGCTTTGCCTATAGTCAGCATGGATCCCTTTACTTTGATATTTCAAAATTTCCATCCTACGGTCACCTCTCCAGAGTGGATCTGCGCAAGATCCGTGTGGGTCTTACGGTGGATCTGGACGATTACGAAAAAGACAACCCCAGAGACTTCACCTTGTTCAAACGTTCCACCCTGGCAGAACTCAAAGAGGGCATTTCCTTTTGTTCCCCTTGGGGACAGGTTAGACCCGGGTGGCACATCGAGTGTGCGGCCATGGCAAGCCGAATACTTGGTGAAACCATAGACATACACACCAGTGGAAGCGCTCTTATTTTCCCTCATCACGAAAATGAGATAGCCATATGCGAATCCTTAAGCGGCAAGAAATTCTGCCGTTACTGGATCCATTCGGAGCGTGTATTGCTGGACGGCAAGAGCGTCTCGGGAAGGATGAGCTTGAAAGACCTGCTTTCCAGAGGATTTAGGGGTAGGGAAATAAGATTCTTCTTTCTTGGTACCCACTATCGAAAGCCCCTGCATTTTTCCATACAGGCCCTGTATGCAGCCAGAAAGAGCCTGGCAAGGTTGGATCGTCTGGTTTTCAGGCTGAGGTGGACCCAAACACACAGGGGTGAGGCTCAGGCCTCTGAGTGGATCTCTCAGGCCAAGGAAATGTTCGAGGCGGCCATGGACGATGATCTCAACGTGTCGGTGGCACTGGCTGCCATATTCAGCCTGACCAAGCAATTGAATGCAACTTTGGATCAGGAAATGCTCTCCAGAGACCAGGCGCGAAGTGCCCTTCTTTTCCTGGAGACCGCCAATGAGGTGTTTCAGATATTGGAGTTGGATGGGGGGCTTCCCCAGGAAAAGGAGATCATGGAGATGATTGCCAGGCGAGAAAGGGCCCGTGAAAGAAAGGACTGGACAGAAGCTGACCGCATCCGCGAGGAGCTCTCGGCCAAAGGTGTGCTTCTGGTGGATACTCCCTCGGGTACCAGATGGGTCCCTAAAGCCTCGGATGAGCCCTGA
- a CDS encoding MoaD/ThiS family protein, giving the protein MILIFNRQTGSKKEMPGPKTVHELLKEMSLVEGSVLVMRDGELLTRDVRVEDGQRIEIIPVISGG; this is encoded by the coding sequence ATGATCCTCATATTCAACAGACAGACTGGGTCAAAAAAAGAGATGCCAGGGCCCAAGACAGTCCATGAGCTCTTGAAGGAGATGTCCCTGGTGGAAGGCTCAGTGCTGGTAATGCGCGATGGGGAGCTGCTCACAAGGGATGTGCGTGTGGAGGATGGACAGAGGATTGAGATCATCCCGGTTATCTCTGGAGGCTAA
- a CDS encoding lysylphosphatidylglycerol synthase transmembrane domain-containing protein — MKRGAARWGALACSLAILAVIYAKIDLGSMAERFLSADPLWLGAALGCFLPQILVSGTRWWLMGKGWAHMTWMEAFKMIMAGKALNALLPSKLGEMSKAYFLRQQGLEALTKGVPAVLMEKILDLAGLCSWMLLGAALAPSGSKAMGIAWIISLGVVGATAFMFIVPLGTWARLMKGKDKGLGARLREMLLGWDCILGLWRANKAILAGVIFLSVLLWGLHLLQIYLFFPSLGQSVQVGSVLAYVPLSLLVGLLPISLAGMGTRDTALILLFAPYVDGATMAGIGLLCTMRYWADSLMGVPFLHRYSLEIAKKHQSGA, encoded by the coding sequence ATGAAAAGAGGGGCAGCCCGCTGGGGAGCTTTGGCCTGTTCCCTGGCCATCCTGGCCGTGATCTATGCAAAAATAGACCTGGGTTCCATGGCAGAGAGGTTCTTGAGTGCAGATCCCCTCTGGCTTGGAGCGGCCTTGGGGTGTTTTCTGCCTCAGATTCTGGTCAGTGGGACCCGTTGGTGGCTCATGGGAAAGGGATGGGCCCACATGACATGGATGGAAGCCTTCAAGATGATCATGGCCGGCAAGGCGCTCAATGCACTGCTTCCCTCCAAGCTTGGAGAGATGAGCAAGGCTTATTTTCTGAGGCAGCAAGGTCTAGAGGCATTAACCAAAGGTGTGCCGGCTGTGCTCATGGAAAAGATACTGGATCTGGCAGGGCTATGCTCTTGGATGCTTCTGGGAGCAGCTTTGGCCCCTTCAGGCTCCAAGGCAATGGGAATAGCCTGGATTATTTCACTGGGGGTTGTGGGGGCCACAGCCTTTATGTTTATTGTGCCCCTGGGTACATGGGCGAGGCTCATGAAAGGAAAGGACAAAGGCCTTGGGGCGCGCCTGAGAGAAATGCTCTTGGGCTGGGACTGTATCTTGGGGCTCTGGAGAGCCAATAAGGCCATACTGGCTGGAGTGATATTTCTATCTGTGCTCTTGTGGGGGCTTCATCTGCTGCAGATCTACCTTTTTTTCCCCAGCCTAGGGCAGTCTGTCCAGGTTGGATCTGTTTTGGCCTACGTGCCATTGTCGCTTCTGGTTGGTCTTTTGCCCATAAGTTTGGCAGGAATGGGGACTAGGGACACGGCTTTGATACTTCTTTTCGCCCCTTATGTGGATGGGGCCACCATGGCCGGCATAGGGCTTTTGTGCACCATGCGTTATTGGGCGGACAGCTTGATGGGTGTGCCCTTTTTACACCGTTATAGCTTGGAAATTGCCAAAAAACACCAGTCAGGAGCTTAA
- a CDS encoding beta-ketoacyl-ACP synthase III: protein MANKRVKIIGTGSYLPEGVLSNQDLEKMVDTTDEWIYTRTGIKERRIAKTDENTSDLALKASLPALEMAGLSPEELDLIVMATITADTQCPAGANWLQAKLNAPKAVTFDVAAACSGFIFALSVAEQYLKNGTFRNALVLGAEIMSRTVDYTDRSSCILWGDGAGASVLVPSLDGDDAGVLSLSLHTDGAAGDNLLLPGGGSKTTPISHESVDKNLHTLRMIEANRSFKVAVNCFADACLETVELAGYSIHDVDHIVPHQANARIIQAMAKKLGVSMDKVVMTIEKYGNSSSATVPIALDEAVRSGRIRKGDLVLLTAFGGGLTWGGALIRW from the coding sequence GTGGCCAACAAGAGAGTCAAGATAATCGGTACCGGATCATACCTTCCAGAAGGTGTGCTTTCCAACCAGGACCTGGAAAAAATGGTGGATACAACCGATGAGTGGATTTACACCAGAACCGGCATAAAGGAACGCAGGATTGCCAAGACTGATGAGAACACCTCCGACCTAGCCCTCAAGGCTAGCCTCCCAGCCCTGGAGATGGCAGGCCTCTCCCCCGAAGAGCTGGATCTCATCGTCATGGCCACCATAACAGCAGACACCCAATGCCCTGCAGGCGCCAACTGGCTTCAAGCCAAGTTGAACGCCCCAAAGGCCGTAACCTTTGATGTGGCAGCAGCTTGTTCAGGTTTCATCTTCGCCCTGTCTGTGGCCGAGCAGTATTTGAAGAACGGCACCTTCAGAAACGCCTTGGTGCTGGGTGCCGAGATCATGAGCCGCACCGTGGATTATACGGATCGCTCCAGCTGCATTCTTTGGGGGGATGGAGCCGGGGCTTCGGTGCTGGTGCCCAGTTTGGACGGCGATGATGCTGGAGTTCTATCCCTTTCCCTCCACACCGACGGGGCGGCCGGCGACAACTTGCTGCTTCCCGGAGGAGGTTCCAAGACAACTCCCATAAGTCATGAGAGCGTGGATAAGAATCTCCATACACTGAGGATGATAGAGGCCAACAGGTCTTTCAAGGTGGCGGTAAACTGTTTTGCCGATGCCTGTCTGGAAACAGTGGAACTGGCAGGCTACAGCATCCATGATGTAGACCACATAGTGCCTCACCAGGCAAATGCACGCATCATTCAGGCCATGGCCAAGAAGCTGGGAGTCTCCATGGACAAGGTTGTAATGACCATAGAGAAGTATGGGAACAGCTCTTCGGCCACTGTTCCCATAGCCCTGGATGAAGCAGTGCGCTCGGGGAGAATCAGGAAGGGAGACCTTGTACTTCTGACCGCCTTTGGCGGGGGACTCACCTGGGGAGGTGCTCTCATCCGCTGGTAA